A genomic stretch from Primulina huaijiensis isolate GDHJ02 chromosome 14, ASM1229523v2, whole genome shotgun sequence includes:
- the LOC140956647 gene encoding mitochondrial arginine transporter BAC2-like translates to MDFWPEFLASSWGREFVAGGFGGTAGVITGYPLDTLRILQQQSGKSGSAFSILRRVVGTEGPSALYRGMAAPFASVTFQNAIAFQTYAILSRVFDSNIVADDPPSYRAVALGGIGTGAMQSLLLSPVELIKIRLQLQQQTKERTSRSSIQKGPVDVAKFIFGTEGWRGMYRGLTITVLRDAPAHGVYFWTYEYMREQLHPGCRKNGQETFGTMLLAGGLAGVASWIGSYPLDVIKTKIQSQSLPLRYSGIFDCFTRIVRDEGYNVLWRGLGTAVTRAFIVNGTIFTAYEVALRCLFHDNGTPTENVV, encoded by the exons ATGGATTTTTGGCCGGAGTTTCTTGCGAGCAGTTGGGGTAGAGAATTTGTGGCAGGCGGGTTTGGCGGCACCGCCGGTGTTATCACGGGCTATCCGCTGGATACGCTGAGAATTCTGCAGCAGCAATCGGGTAAATCTGGGTCTGCTTTCAGCATTCTCCGCCGTGTGGTCGGGACGGAAGGCCCCTCCGCTCTTTACCGGGGAATGGCGGCTCCGTTTGCTTCTGTCACCTTCCAG AATGCCATCGCTTTCCAGACATATGCCATTCTATCTCGGGTATTCGACTCAAACATCGTGGCAGATGATCCACCCTCATACAGAGCAGTTGCTCTCGGAGGAATCGGCACCGGAGCTATGCAAAGCCTGCTTCTCAGCCCTGTCGAGCTAATAAAAATACGTCTACAACTGCAGCAGCAAACCAAAGAAAGAACCAGCCGATCGAGCATCCAAAAGGGTCCAGTAGACGTCGCCAAATTCATATTCGGAACGGAAGGTTGGAGAGGAATGTACCGCGGTTTAACCATCACTGTTCTCCGAGATGCACCAGCCCACGGTGTGTACTTTTGGACATACGAGTATATGAGAGAACAACTCCATCCAGGATGCCGGAAGAACGGGCAAGAAACATTTGGAACCATGCTTCTGGCAGGTGGTCTTGCAGGAGTGGCTAGTTGGATCGGTTCTTACCCTTTAGATgtaatcaaaacaaaaattcaatCACAGTCGTTGCCTTTGAGGTATTCGGGGATTTTCGATTGCTTTACGAGAATTGTGAGAGATGAAGGGTATAATGTGCTCTGGAGAGGTTTAGGCACTGCAGTTACTAGAGCATTTATTGTGAATGGAACCATTTTTACTGCATATGAGGTAGCTCTCAGGTGCTTGTTTCATGACAATGGTACTCCAACTGAGAACGTGGTATAG